The Drosophila nasuta strain 15112-1781.00 chromosome 2L, ASM2355853v1, whole genome shotgun sequence genome window below encodes:
- the LOC132798439 gene encoding MTRF1L release factor glutamine methyltransferase yields MFKYLKRPLLMAARSTARSLSSTAATTSITSSDGGSLIEVNKALNGWEHKLKDAGVRDTEFNLKCIVSHVLQRKFNTVPDDFAQLKFNAEQLADFERFCEARCARMPLQHIIGEWDFMDITLKTAPTVFIPRPETEEFVRLVIENYKNVKHVDMLEVGCGSGAMSLSMLHALPQVDATAIERSKAATALAWENAKLLGLHQRFKVHNHTMEEDKYMPEELKDKQYDLIISNPPYVKTDEFQYLHPEVVVYENLNALDGGSDGLRVARLVFELACRHLRPGGKLWLELGNEHPPLVKTIMHLQYQGRLTFVDSYFDQYKRERFVQLEKV; encoded by the exons ATGTTTAAATATCTGAAAAGACCCCTGCTAATGGCAGCGCGTAGTACGGCGCGTTCGCTTAGCAGCACCGCAGCGACAACATCGATAACGTCAAGTGACGGCGGCTCATTGATTGAGGTCAACAAGGCATTAAATGGTTGGGAGCATAAACTAAAGGACGCCGGCGTCCGGGACACCGAGTTTAATCTAAAATGCATTGTGTCACATGTGCTGCAACGCAAGTTT AACACGGTGCCCGATGATTTTGCTCAACTCAAATTTAATGCCGAACAATTGGCGGATTTTGAGCGGTTTTGCGAGGCACGTTGTGCTCGCATGCCTCTGCAGCACATTATTGGCGAATGGGACTTCATGGACATCACCTTAAAAACAGCGCCAACTGTTTTTATACCTCGCCCTGAAACTGAAGAATTCGTTCGCTTGGTTATTGAAAACTACAAGAACGTGAAGCATGTGGATATGCTCGAAGTGGGCTGCGGTTCAGGTGCCATGTCCTTGTCGATGTTGCATGCTCTGCCACAGGTGGATGCCACTGCCATTGAGCGCAGCAAAGCGGCCACAGCATTGGCTTGGGAGAATGCCAAACTGTTGGGACTTCATCAGCGCTTTAAGGTGCATAATCACACCATGGAAGAGGATAAATATATGCCGGAGGAGCTCAAGGACAAACAGTATGACTTGATTATCTCTAATCCACCCTATGTGAAGACGGACGAGTTTCAATATCTGCATCCTGAGGTGGTCGT ATATGAGAATCTTAATGCCTTGGATGGTGGCTCGGACGGTCTGCGTGTGGCACGTCTAGTCTTTGAATTGGCCTGTCGCCACTTGCGACCAGGAGGCAAACTTTGGCTGGAGTTAGGCAACGAGCATCCGCCGCTGGTGAAGACTATAATGCATCTGCAGTATCAAGGACGTTTGACGTTTGTGGACAGCTATTTCGATCAATATAAACGCGAACGCTTTGTTCAATTGGAAAaggtttaa
- the LOC132783487 gene encoding zinc finger protein weckle, whose product MATDEQEQQTDEIAIPANVEQQIDDWRLWCRLCAKNDAEGNINVFLKSEQTAPGDMALATAIGKYFWVNITRNEELPEMICSECLSLVTSLVNFSERITRVQKLYCILQSTAKESINLLELRAKFGLLEDQEQEEQTETLTEVHYVEEKPKLNELEEATLELENPLTPCRGNVDKLELNDRELEQEEEGRDAAEDAVEDEEPAEEYEEASTELLLNLYEAFSNADSDESSSSVKQQPGKLKDAPKTHQCSECTRSYALPQTLQRHIRQEHAKSERETKLLPCEQCDKMFRSHYQLQRHMQQHLPMPKRKLYPCPSCGKKFTTNASAQSHAQYMHQEERPRPVICEQCGIAVHSLNALKEHLLSHTDYAPYECEVCKKCFKSVSRLKHHKETHDPHKYICPECGMQLNSRPTLNRHRLVHTDQMQHKCDYCGREFKRAKALKNHLILHTGLKPYSCDFCDRTFANGSNCRTHKKKAHPEELAAQEAAGGGKSYNRNIPKLEALKAFTKNKDNLSPVATKQSGCFAFGKKPKMQQQLLKTEAATVLQPVQTAAAAAAAVATVINTIPTIENIYNHIMKQTPDMPTQEQQQQQQLVLSSDGSATIMSVQEEQQELAEHSNAATQMFSY is encoded by the exons ATGGCAACTGATGAACAGGAGCAGCAAACTGATGAAATTGCGATTCCAGCAAACGTCGAGCAACAAATTGACGATTGGCGTTTATGGTGTCGACTTTGTGCTAAGAATGATGCGGAGGGTAACATCAATGTGTTCCTCAAGAGTGAACAGACAGCACCTGGCGACATGGCGTTGGCCACAGCAATTGGAAAATACTTTTGGGTTAAT ATCACACGCAACGAAGAACTGCCGGAGATGATTTGCAGCGAGTGCTTGTCGCTGGTCACTTCGCTGGTAAACTTCTCAGAACGCATAACACGGGtgcaaaagctttattgtaTACTGCAGAGCACGGCCAAGGAATCCATTAATCTGCTGGAGTTGCGCGCCAAGTTTGGTTTGCTAGAGGACCAGGAGCAGGAAGAGCAGACCGAGACCCTTACAGAGGTGCACTATGTGGAAGAGAAGCCCAAGCTCAATGAGCTGGAGGAGGCGACGTTAGAGTTGGAGAATCCGCTCACGCCGTGCAGAGGAAACGTGGATAAATTGGAGCTAAATGATAGGGAGCtggagcaggaggaggaagGCAGAGATGCTGCAGAGGATGCAGTAGAGGACGAAGAGCCGGCAGAGGAATATGAAGAAGCCAGCACCGAGTTGCTTTTGAATCTATATGAGGCATTTAGTAACGCGGATAGCGACGAGAGCAGCTCAAGCGTCAAGCAGCAGCCTGGCAAACTCAAAGATGCCCCCAAAACACATCAGTGCAGCGAGTGCACACGCAGCTACGCCTTGCCACAAACGTTGCAGCGACACATACGGCAAGAGCACGCTAAGAGCGAGCGGGAAACGAAGCTGCTGCCTTGCGAACAATGCGACAAGATGTTTCGCTCGCATTATCAGCTCCAGCGGCATATGCAACAGCATCTGCCGATGCCCAAGCGCAAGCTCTATCCCTGCCCCAGTTGTGGCAAGAAGTTCACCACGAATGCGTCGGCACAATCACATGCTCAGTACATGCATCAAGAGGAGCGTCCGCGTCCAGTGATCTGTGAACAGTGCGGCATTGCGGTCCATTCGTTGAATGCGCTCAAGGAACATCTGCTCAGCCATACGGACTATGCGCCCTACGAGTGTGAGGTGTGCAAAAAGTGCTTCAAGAGCGTAAGTCGATTGAAGCACCACAAGGAGACGCATGATCCGCATAAGTACATTTGTCCCGAGTGCGGCATGCAACTGAATTCGCGTCCCACGTTGAATCGCCATCGTCTCGTGCACACGGATCAAATGCAGCACAAGTGCGATTATTGTGGGCGAGAATTCAAACGTGCCAAGGCGCTGAAGAATCATCTCATCCTGCACACTGGTCTGAAGCCGTACTCTTGTGACTTTTGTGATCGCACATTTGCCAATGGCTCCAATTGTCGCACGCACAAGAAGAAGGCGCATCCCGAGGAGTTGGCCGCCCAGGAGGCAGCTGGAGGTGGCAAGAGCTACAACCGCAACATACCCAAGCTGGAGGCACTGAAGGCATT CACCAAGAACAAGGACAACTTGTCGCCGGTGGCCACGAAGCAGAGCGGCTGCTTTGCCTTTGGGAAGAAGCCCaagatgcagcagcagctgctaaaAACCGAAGCTGCCACAGTGCTGCAACCCGTCCAAactgcggcagctgcagcagcagcagttgcaaccgTCATAAACACGATACCCACCATCGAGAACATTTACAATCACATTATGAAGCAGACACCCGATATGCCGACccaggagcaacaacaacagcagcaattggTGTTGTCGAGTGATGGCAGCGCCACCATAATGAGTGTCCAAGAGGAGCAACAGGAGCTGGCGGAGCATTCAAATGCCGCCACCCAAATGTTTTCTTACTAG
- the LOC132788193 gene encoding proliferating cell nuclear antigen 2 yields MFEARLGSTTLLKKIVDALREILSQSTLDCSDSGIQLQAMDNSHVSLVSMLLQNDCFEKYRCDRNISLGLDLKSLSKVLKCASGDDAVTISAPDKADKVQLSFESAGKERTADYELRLLNLDQEHLGIPETDYSCVVIMPAIEFARICRDMTSFSESVVIACSKDGIKFSASGEMGSANIKLSQTSKGDVDLTVEEPVTLSFAGRYLSTFTRATPLSEKVKIGMAADVPLLVEYPIEDYGYIRYYLAPKVDDPDA; encoded by the exons ATGTTTGAGGCACGTTTAGGCAGCACAACGCTGCTAAAAAAGATTGTTGATGCACTTCGGGAGATTCTCAGTCAGAGCACATTGGACTGCAGCGACTCTGGGATTCAA TTGCAAGCAATGGATAATTCACATGTTTCGCTCGTATCAATGTTGCTACAAAATGATTGCTTTGAGAAGTATCGCTGTGATCGCAATATCTCCTTGGGTCTGGATCTTAAATCTCTATCGAAGGTTCTAAAATGCGCCAGTGGCGACGATGCTGTCACTATCAGTGCCCCAGACAAAGCGGATAAAGTGCAGCTGAGCTTTGAGTCAGCTGGCAAAGAACGCACTGCTGATTACGAACTGCGTCTCTTGAACTTGGATCAAGAACATCTCGGCATTCCAGAAACGGATTACTCTTGTGTTGTCATCATGCCCGCAATTGAATTTGCCCGCATCTGCCGGGATATGACCAGCTTCAGCGAATCCGTAGTCATCGCCTGCTCTAAGGATGGCATCAAATTCTCAGCCAGCGGCGAAATGGGTTCggcaaatattaaattatcgCAGACATCCAAGGGGGATGTGGATCTCACTGTCGAGGAGCCAGTTACACTTTCATTTGCCGGACGTTATTTATCAACTTTTACGCGCGCAACGCCGCTGTCGGAGAAGGTGAAGATTGGCATGGCGGCCGATGTCCCACTTTTGGTGGAGTATCCCATTGAGGACTATGGATATATTCGATATTATTTGGCTCCCAAGGTGGATGATCCGGATGCTTAA